In Alkalinema sp. FACHB-956, the following proteins share a genomic window:
- a CDS encoding S9 family peptidase, protein MTAQKIVPFGEWKSPITSDLIVAGSIGLGQLCLDGANLYWSESRPTEGGRNVVMMQTASGDLVEITPADFNVRTRVHEYGGGAYRVVDGVMYFTNYRDQQLYCQTYPASPKAVTTEENLRYADMIADRPRDRWIAIREDHRPIGQEASNTQEASNTIVAIQADGRQTILVSGNDFYASPTLSPDGTTLAWITWNHPNMPWDGTELWIGTFQADGTLANLECLAGSAEESIFQPQWGPDGQLYFVSDRLGWWNLYRWSPTTSEITALFPKDAEFGQPQWVFGMSNYGFTSDRDLICTYSEQGISHLAHLNLDDLVLTEIPTPYTSITGVQTSPNWVAFLGGSATEPTCIVRVDLVAQTMQVVRRATELKVDPGYLSIPRPIEFPTSHGLTAHAFFYPPNNQDYQAPAGERPPLLVKSHGGPTAATSASFDLRIQYWTSRGFAVLDVNYGGSTGYGRAYRQRLNGNWGIVDVDDCANGAKYLAEQGEVDGDRLVINGGSAGGYTTLCALTFHKVFKAGASYYGVSDLKVLAEDTHKFESRYLDSLIGPYPQEAQLYQERSPINAVDRLACPVIFFQGDEDKIVPPNQAERMVEALKQKGLPVAYVLFEGEQHGFRKAENIRRVLDGEFYFYSRVFGFQPAEAIEPIEIANLD, encoded by the coding sequence ATGACAGCTCAAAAAATTGTTCCCTTTGGTGAATGGAAATCGCCGATTACCTCAGATTTGATCGTGGCGGGGTCGATCGGTCTTGGCCAATTGTGTCTAGATGGAGCCAACCTGTACTGGAGCGAGTCCCGTCCGACGGAAGGTGGGCGCAATGTCGTCATGATGCAAACGGCCAGCGGAGACCTGGTAGAAATAACGCCAGCGGATTTCAATGTACGAACCCGTGTCCATGAGTACGGCGGTGGAGCCTACCGGGTTGTGGATGGCGTGATGTATTTCACAAACTATCGGGATCAGCAACTCTATTGCCAAACCTATCCAGCCTCGCCTAAGGCCGTTACCACCGAAGAAAACTTGCGCTATGCCGATATGATTGCCGATCGTCCCCGCGATCGCTGGATTGCCATTCGGGAGGATCACCGTCCAATAGGCCAGGAAGCTAGTAATACGCAAGAAGCCAGCAATACGATCGTGGCCATTCAGGCCGATGGTCGTCAAACGATCCTGGTCAGCGGCAATGACTTCTATGCATCTCCCACCCTAAGTCCCGATGGCACAACCCTGGCCTGGATTACTTGGAACCATCCCAATATGCCCTGGGATGGCACGGAACTCTGGATCGGCACCTTTCAAGCTGACGGCACCTTAGCCAATCTGGAATGTTTAGCGGGGAGTGCGGAGGAATCCATCTTTCAGCCGCAGTGGGGGCCGGATGGTCAACTGTATTTTGTCAGCGATCGCCTCGGTTGGTGGAATCTCTATCGCTGGTCGCCTACCACGTCAGAAATCACTGCTCTTTTTCCCAAAGATGCAGAATTTGGCCAGCCTCAATGGGTCTTTGGCATGTCGAACTATGGGTTTACCAGCGATCGGGATCTGATTTGTACCTATAGCGAGCAAGGCATTAGCCATCTGGCGCACCTCAATTTAGATGACCTAGTATTGACCGAAATTCCAACGCCCTACACCAGCATCACCGGAGTGCAAACCAGTCCCAATTGGGTAGCTTTCCTAGGGGGATCGGCCACGGAACCGACTTGCATTGTTCGGGTGGACTTAGTCGCCCAGACGATGCAGGTGGTGAGACGGGCAACAGAACTTAAGGTGGATCCGGGTTATTTATCCATTCCCCGTCCGATCGAATTTCCCACCAGTCACGGTTTAACCGCCCATGCCTTTTTCTACCCACCAAACAATCAAGACTACCAGGCTCCAGCGGGGGAACGTCCACCATTATTAGTCAAGAGTCACGGCGGCCCCACGGCGGCCACCAGCGCTTCCTTTGATTTACGCATTCAGTACTGGACGAGTCGAGGCTTTGCCGTTTTGGATGTGAACTACGGGGGCAGTACGGGCTATGGACGGGCCTATCGGCAACGGTTGAATGGCAACTGGGGCATTGTGGATGTGGATGACTGTGCCAATGGGGCAAAATACTTAGCCGAACAAGGGGAAGTGGATGGCGATCGCTTGGTGATTAATGGCGGTAGCGCGGGGGGCTATACCACCCTCTGTGCCCTCACCTTTCACAAGGTGTTTAAGGCAGGAGCTAGCTACTATGGCGTCAGTGATCTCAAGGTGTTGGCGGAGGACACCCATAAGTTTGAATCTCGCTATTTGGACAGTCTGATTGGCCCCTATCCCCAGGAAGCCCAGTTATATCAGGAGCGATCGCCCATTAATGCTGTCGATCGACTCGCCTGCCCTGTGATTTTCTTCCAGGGGGATGAAGACAAAATTGTTCCGCCTAACCAAGCTGAGCGCATGGTGGAAGCGCTGAAACAGAAGGGCTTACCCGTTGCCTATGTGCTGTTTGAAGGGGAGCAGCACGGATTCCGTAAAGCGGAAAATATTCGTCGGGTACTGGATGGCGAATTTTATTTCTATTCTCGGGTCTTTGGGTTCCAACCGGCGGAGGCGATTGAGCCGATCGAAATTGCGAACTTGGATTAA
- a CDS encoding RNA-binding protein — translation MSIYVGNLAYSVTSEEVTTVFAEYGTVKRVQIPIDRETGRARGFGFVEMGSEEEEAAAIEALDGAEWMGRDMRVSKAKPKEDRPQGDRPQAGGNRGSWSNAGSGGGGYSRRY, via the coding sequence ATGTCGATTTATGTAGGCAATCTTGCCTATAGTGTGACTTCTGAAGAAGTGACCACGGTGTTTGCGGAATACGGTACGGTGAAGCGGGTACAAATTCCTATCGATCGTGAGACCGGTCGAGCACGTGGGTTTGGCTTTGTGGAAATGGGGAGCGAGGAAGAAGAAGCTGCCGCGATCGAAGCCCTAGACGGTGCAGAGTGGATGGGGCGAGATATGCGGGTGAGCAAGGCAAAACCCAAGGAAGATCGTCCTCAAGGCGATCGGCCCCAAGCGGGTGGAAACCGAGGGAGCTGGTCCAATGCTGGTTCCGGCGGTGGCGGTTACTCCCGTCGTTACTAA
- the lpxB gene encoding lipid-A-disaccharide synthase yields MSTGEVSGDLQGAMLVEALYRQAQAQGIDLEIIALGGDRMAAAGATLLGNTSAIGSIGVFEALPYILPTLLLQRQAKRYLLEHPPDLVILIDYMGANLSVGHFVRQSFPKLPIVYYIAPQEWVWSLNDRNTQQIRAVTDRLLAIFPEEARYYEKQGATVEWVGHPLVDRLQISPSREDARNKLGIADQDWAVVLSPASRKQELKYLLPPMFTAAQRLQQQFPQIHFWVPLALDRYRPALEKAIAAYGLRATIVPKELNQVAIAAADLALTKSGTTNLEMALLNVPQVVIYRLSALTAWLARYVIKLKISFASPVNLVPMRAVVPELLQDQVTAEALYHHAVQLLQGEARQKMLQDYVEVRQSLGEPGVCDRAARSIFSLLK; encoded by the coding sequence ATGAGCACGGGCGAAGTGTCCGGCGATCTCCAAGGGGCCATGTTGGTGGAAGCACTGTACCGCCAAGCCCAGGCCCAGGGGATTGATCTTGAGATTATCGCCCTCGGCGGCGATCGTATGGCAGCGGCAGGTGCAACGCTGCTGGGTAATACCAGCGCCATCGGTTCGATCGGTGTTTTTGAAGCGCTGCCCTACATCTTGCCCACACTGTTACTACAACGCCAAGCCAAACGGTATTTGCTGGAACATCCACCGGACTTGGTAATTTTGATTGACTATATGGGCGCAAACCTGAGTGTGGGCCATTTTGTCCGTCAGTCGTTTCCCAAGTTGCCGATCGTCTACTACATTGCCCCCCAGGAATGGGTTTGGTCACTCAACGATCGCAACACCCAGCAGATCAGAGCCGTTACCGATCGCTTACTGGCCATCTTTCCAGAGGAAGCACGCTATTACGAAAAGCAGGGGGCAACGGTGGAATGGGTCGGGCATCCCTTAGTCGATCGCTTGCAAATATCCCCGAGTCGAGAAGACGCTCGGAATAAATTGGGTATTGCGGATCAAGACTGGGCCGTGGTGCTGTCCCCGGCCTCGCGCAAGCAGGAATTGAAGTACCTACTTCCCCCGATGTTTACTGCGGCCCAACGGCTACAACAGCAGTTTCCGCAGATCCATTTTTGGGTTCCCTTGGCCCTCGATCGCTATCGACCTGCTCTGGAGAAGGCTATTGCCGCCTATGGGCTACGGGCCACGATCGTCCCCAAGGAGCTCAATCAAGTGGCGATCGCCGCAGCGGATTTAGCTTTAACCAAATCGGGCACGACTAATCTAGAAATGGCATTGTTGAATGTGCCACAGGTGGTGATTTATCGCCTCAGTGCGCTCACGGCGTGGCTGGCTCGTTATGTGATTAAGCTCAAAATTTCCTTTGCATCGCCCGTTAACCTAGTCCCCATGCGAGCCGTGGTCCCGGAATTGTTGCAAGACCAAGTCACCGCCGAAGCCCTTTACCACCACGCAGTTCAGCTTCTACAGGGTGAAGCACGGCAGAAAATGCTACAGGACTACGTTGAGGTGCGTCAGAGCTTAGGGGAACCCGGTGTCTGCGATCGGGCGGCACGATCGATTTTTAGTTTGCTGAAATGA
- the lpxA gene encoding acyl-ACP--UDP-N-acetylglucosamine O-acyltransferase, with protein MATLIHPTAVIHPGAELHPTVQVGAYAVIGAKVKVGAGTVIGPHVVLDGDTRVGERNQIFPGAAIGLEPQDLKYDGSCGPVRIGDGNQIREYVTIHRPTHDDDVTRLGNNNLLMAYTHVGHNSVIEDHVIIANSVALAGHVYIESQARLSGVLGVHQFVRIGRLAMVGGMARIDRDVPPYMMIEGNPSRVRSLNLIGLQRAGVADLQDGEVLKSLKQAFRLLYRSQTTFAQAVEQLETLPDNDYLRHLRQFILMSQLPGRRGLVPGRS; from the coding sequence ATGGCAACCCTAATCCACCCGACTGCTGTTATCCATCCTGGTGCTGAATTACATCCAACTGTGCAAGTAGGGGCATATGCTGTTATTGGAGCCAAAGTTAAGGTCGGAGCAGGCACCGTCATTGGGCCTCATGTGGTCCTAGACGGGGATACGCGGGTGGGGGAACGCAATCAAATCTTTCCAGGGGCGGCGATCGGGCTGGAACCCCAAGACTTGAAGTATGACGGATCCTGTGGTCCTGTGCGGATTGGTGATGGCAATCAAATTCGGGAATACGTGACGATTCACCGCCCAACCCATGACGATGATGTCACCCGTCTTGGGAATAACAATCTACTAATGGCCTATACCCATGTGGGCCACAACAGTGTGATTGAAGATCATGTGATTATTGCCAATTCCGTCGCCCTAGCAGGCCATGTCTATATCGAGTCCCAGGCGCGACTGAGTGGGGTTTTGGGGGTGCACCAGTTTGTGCGGATTGGCCGGTTAGCCATGGTGGGTGGCATGGCGCGTATCGATCGGGATGTGCCGCCATACATGATGATCGAGGGTAATCCTTCCCGCGTGCGATCGCTCAATCTGATTGGACTGCAACGGGCTGGGGTTGCGGATTTGCAAGATGGAGAGGTGTTGAAGTCATTGAAACAAGCGTTTCGTCTCCTGTATCGATCGCAAACCACCTTTGCCCAAGCCGTGGAGCAGTTGGAAACGCTCCCAGATAATGACTACCTGCGGCATCTTCGCCAATTTATCTTGATGTCTCAGTTACCGGGGCGTCGTGGGTTGGTTCCTGGAAGAAGCTAA
- the fabZ gene encoding 3-hydroxyacyl-ACP dehydratase FabZ — MTILTDLKPAETTSEPAPMKTTFSVEEIHKLLPHRYPFALVDRIIDFVPGKLAVGIKNISFNEPQFQGHFPGRPIMPGVLIVEAMAQVGGIVLTQMADVPDGLFMFAGIDKVRFRRPVVPGDQLVMTVELLSVKGRRFGKMQGRAEVDGQLACEGELMFALVD, encoded by the coding sequence ATGACCATCCTGACTGACCTTAAACCGGCTGAGACGACCTCCGAACCTGCGCCCATGAAAACCACTTTTTCTGTGGAAGAGATTCATAAGCTCTTGCCCCATCGCTATCCCTTTGCTTTAGTCGATCGAATCATTGATTTTGTTCCCGGCAAGCTTGCAGTGGGGATTAAGAATATTTCCTTTAACGAGCCGCAGTTCCAAGGCCATTTTCCCGGTCGTCCCATCATGCCGGGCGTTTTGATCGTAGAAGCGATGGCGCAGGTTGGTGGTATTGTCTTGACCCAAATGGCGGATGTCCCCGATGGACTGTTTATGTTTGCGGGAATTGATAAAGTGCGATTCCGTCGCCCGGTTGTGCCAGGCGACCAACTGGTTATGACGGTGGAACTGTTGTCGGTGAAGGGCCGTCGATTTGGGAAGATGCAAGGTCGTGCTGAAGTGGATGGACAACTGGCCTGCGAAGGTGAATTAATGTTTGCATTAGTAGACTAA
- the lpxC gene encoding UDP-3-O-acyl-N-acetylglucosamine deacetylase yields MGSEDCFLGDRQCTIARAIACTGVGLHSGVTTTVRLVPAPAGTGRCFVRTDLPNAPTIPAQVSAVQQTVLSTELVAGTAQVRTVEHLLAALFGFGIDNVHLEIDGGEVPLLDGSAQDWATAITQAGVAVQSAPRPQWELTEPIWVRQGDAFVAALPAPELRFSYGIDFDVPAIGNQWHSWAPSQCSFLQDIAPARTFGLAHQIEHLQAAGLIKGGSLENALVCSQTGWLNPPLRFSNEPVRHKLLDLVGDLSLVGYLPKAHYLAYKASHHLHTQLAQQLAAIVNPG; encoded by the coding sequence ATGGGTTCCGAGGACTGCTTCCTGGGCGATCGCCAATGCACGATCGCCCGGGCGATCGCCTGCACAGGGGTGGGTCTGCATTCCGGTGTGACCACGACTGTGCGCCTCGTGCCAGCGCCAGCGGGGACGGGTCGTTGCTTTGTCCGCACCGATTTACCGAACGCACCCACCATTCCAGCCCAGGTGTCCGCTGTGCAGCAAACCGTTCTCTCCACGGAACTGGTTGCGGGAACGGCCCAAGTCCGCACAGTGGAGCATTTACTCGCTGCCCTCTTTGGGTTCGGCATTGATAACGTCCACCTGGAAATTGATGGTGGAGAAGTGCCCCTCCTGGACGGTTCTGCCCAGGATTGGGCCACGGCAATCACCCAAGCGGGTGTGGCGGTTCAATCCGCCCCTCGCCCCCAGTGGGAGCTGACAGAACCGATCTGGGTACGCCAGGGGGATGCTTTCGTCGCAGCCCTACCTGCACCAGAGTTGCGCTTTAGCTATGGCATTGATTTTGACGTTCCAGCGATCGGGAATCAGTGGCATAGTTGGGCTCCCAGTCAATGTTCCTTTCTCCAGGACATTGCCCCAGCCCGTACCTTTGGCCTTGCCCATCAAATTGAGCACCTCCAAGCGGCGGGATTAATCAAAGGGGGCAGTTTGGAAAATGCCTTGGTTTGTAGCCAAACTGGGTGGTTAAATCCGCCATTACGATTTTCAAATGAGCCAGTCCGTCATAAGCTTTTAGACTTAGTAGGGGATTTAAGCTTGGTGGGATATTTGCCCAAGGCTCACTACTTAGCCTACAAAGCGAGTCATCACCTGCATACCCAGCTGGCCCAGCAACTCGCGGCGATCGTGAATCCAGGCTAG
- a CDS encoding BamA/TamA family outer membrane protein, protein MRFSPVWLAALAATASFGYSSAAQAASAEDTVKLTGVPTQTDREPSQPSSEVQGAESKAIAPKALSPKAGQPKTAVPKIASAIPEVIVDTEAIEAAPVDAVEPQVKPKVAALLIAQGGIPEQETPNQIKITPEAPVPTTPQDPTIQVAPQTTPQVTPTPSQAPPLPTGQPPAGQPAPSAGEQPEPRVLVAEVQVTGATGNLEDEVYRVIRTRPGQTTTRSQLQEDINAIFATGFFANVQAKPEDTSLGVRVVFDVQPNPTLKGVRIEGSSIVKQADVDKVFQEQYGSTLNYRNLQRGIQDLTKRYQDEGYVLAQVVDLPKVDPDGTVTLQVAEGDIESVRVRFLNKEGEEQLDKNGKPKGRTREFIVLREMETKPGQVFNRKTAERDLQRVFGVGIFEDVKLSLDPGSDPKKAIVNVNVVERNTGSIAAGAGISSASGLFGTVSYQQQNLGGNNQKLGAELQVGQRELLFDASFSDPWIAGDPYRTSYTINGFRRRSISLIFDGGEDEVRILNGGDRDRPRVVRTGGGISFSRPLSKDVFKRSPWSASLGLQYQRVKIQNADGDKVEENTPLVNEAGQTVGFGRDLSFSGAGTDDLLTVQLGFVKDTRNDALKPTRGSVLRFGTEQSIPIGQGSILFNRLRGSYSFYIPTRLTKFTKGCQTKDPKLVDCPQTFAFNIQGGTVLGDLPPYEAFSLGGSNSVRGFEEGDVGSGKSFLQASAEYRFPLFSIISGALFVDAATDLGTGDSVKGNPAGLRGKPGSGIGYGLGVRVQSPLGPIRVDYGFNDQGDSRLHFGIGERF, encoded by the coding sequence AGCGGCGCTTGCAGCCACTGCAAGCTTTGGTTATTCCTCAGCGGCCCAAGCAGCCTCCGCTGAAGATACGGTGAAATTGACCGGGGTACCGACCCAGACCGATCGGGAACCGAGTCAACCGAGTTCTGAAGTGCAGGGGGCTGAATCTAAAGCGATTGCCCCCAAAGCGCTCTCACCGAAGGCAGGACAGCCTAAGACGGCGGTTCCGAAGATTGCCTCCGCCATTCCTGAAGTGATCGTTGACACTGAAGCGATCGAAGCAGCCCCGGTGGACGCTGTTGAACCCCAAGTTAAACCCAAAGTCGCTGCGCTGTTAATCGCCCAGGGGGGCATTCCCGAGCAGGAAACCCCCAATCAGATCAAAATTACACCCGAGGCTCCGGTTCCTACGACTCCCCAGGATCCCACCATTCAAGTTGCGCCTCAAACCACGCCCCAGGTCACGCCAACCCCATCCCAAGCGCCACCCTTACCCACGGGGCAACCGCCTGCGGGTCAGCCCGCTCCCAGCGCAGGCGAACAGCCGGAACCGCGAGTTTTGGTCGCAGAAGTGCAAGTGACCGGAGCCACAGGCAACCTGGAAGATGAGGTCTATCGCGTCATTCGCACCCGGCCCGGTCAGACAACGACCCGATCGCAGTTGCAAGAAGATATCAATGCCATCTTTGCGACGGGCTTTTTTGCCAACGTCCAAGCCAAGCCAGAAGATACGTCCTTGGGCGTTCGTGTGGTCTTTGACGTGCAACCGAACCCGACGTTGAAAGGGGTGCGCATTGAAGGCAGCTCGATCGTCAAACAGGCGGATGTAGACAAAGTTTTCCAAGAACAGTACGGATCCACCCTCAACTACCGCAACCTGCAACGGGGCATCCAGGATCTCACCAAACGCTACCAGGACGAAGGCTATGTCCTAGCGCAGGTGGTTGATCTGCCCAAGGTGGATCCCGATGGCACCGTCACCCTGCAAGTTGCGGAAGGGGATATTGAGTCCGTCCGCGTGCGCTTCTTAAACAAAGAAGGCGAAGAACAGCTCGACAAAAATGGCAAACCCAAGGGCCGTACCCGCGAATTTATTGTCCTGCGGGAAATGGAAACCAAACCGGGACAGGTGTTTAACCGCAAGACCGCTGAACGGGACTTGCAGCGGGTCTTTGGCGTCGGCATTTTTGAAGATGTGAAGCTGTCCCTCGACCCAGGTTCCGATCCCAAAAAAGCGATCGTCAATGTCAACGTGGTTGAGCGTAACACTGGATCGATCGCCGCAGGGGCAGGGATTAGTTCCGCCAGCGGCCTGTTCGGAACCGTCAGCTACCAGCAGCAAAACCTGGGCGGCAACAACCAAAAACTCGGGGCTGAACTGCAAGTGGGGCAACGGGAACTGCTGTTTGATGCCAGCTTCTCCGATCCTTGGATTGCGGGCGATCCCTATCGCACCTCCTACACCATCAATGGCTTCCGTCGTCGCAGCATTTCCCTGATTTTTGACGGGGGCGAAGATGAAGTGCGGATTCTCAACGGCGGCGATCGCGATCGGCCTCGGGTTGTCCGCACCGGGGGCGGCATCAGCTTCTCTCGGCCACTGTCCAAGGATGTCTTCAAGCGCTCTCCCTGGTCGGCGTCCCTGGGCTTGCAATACCAACGGGTGAAAATTCAAAATGCCGATGGTGACAAGGTTGAAGAAAATACACCGTTGGTGAACGAGGCCGGTCAAACCGTCGGCTTTGGGCGAGATCTCAGCTTTAGTGGCGCAGGCACCGATGACCTGCTCACCGTCCAGCTCGGCTTTGTCAAGGACACCCGCAACGATGCCCTGAAACCTACGCGGGGTTCCGTTCTGCGGTTTGGGACTGAACAATCCATCCCGATCGGGCAAGGCAGCATCCTGTTCAACCGCCTGCGGGGAAGCTACAGCTTCTACATCCCCACCCGGTTAACCAAATTCACCAAGGGCTGTCAAACTAAGGATCCAAAACTGGTGGATTGTCCCCAAACCTTTGCCTTTAACATCCAAGGTGGCACCGTTCTCGGCGATTTACCGCCCTACGAAGCCTTCTCCTTGGGCGGCAGTAACTCCGTCCGGGGCTTTGAGGAAGGGGATGTGGGCAGCGGCAAGAGTTTCCTACAAGCCTCTGCGGAATATCGCTTCCCCCTGTTCTCGATCATTTCCGGGGCATTGTTCGTGGATGCAGCCACGGACTTGGGAACCGGAGATAGCGTCAAAGGTAATCCTGCGGGGCTACGGGGCAAGCCAGGAAGCGGGATTGGCTACGGTTTAGGCGTTCGGGTCCAGTCTCCCCTCGGCCCAATTCGTGTAGACTATGGGTTCAATGACCAAGGAGATAGTCGTCTGCACTTTGGCATCGGGGAGCGTTTCTAA